A stretch of Planococcus citri chromosome 5, ihPlaCitr1.1, whole genome shotgun sequence DNA encodes these proteins:
- the LOC135846919 gene encoding speckle-type POZ protein-like isoform X1, with protein MNPFYISWIVLFAPYCISQIEPSKLALNIDSGNLTRSQTHWQTHEIKHIWTINQFSLHEELNTSKILTPKLRASTTDKYEWYAEIKPNEIYNGGKTIALWIYLSEGSTVTEVLAMNNVSIINHRKEVSFYKQTPVSRNFKLGTEARGWGWKSFCPKDDFFRNQLLQNDTLILFIYIKWITESSNNLSHQLEISSASPTPTPDTTAIKCDLSEDFESLLEDPKCADVIFTTNGSNYPAHKYILAARSPFFAAMFRRKDSKDGKLRKIRINVTHMDEEVLRAMLRYIYTGKYENLGKLADKLFVAAAKYGLEGLKKICERTLCETLTAENADDMFVFAKKHHANELKSKVIEFLWSRSAQKLNKTD; from the exons ATGAATCCATTTTACATTTCATGGATAGTACTTTTCGCACCCTATTGCATTAGTCAA ATTGAACCATCAAAACTTGCTTTAAATATCGATTCCGGAAACCTGACTCGGAGTCAAACGCACTGGCAAACTCACGAAATAAAACATATCTGGACCATTAATCAATTCAGTTTGCATGAGGAATTAAACACAAGTAAGATTTTAACCCCCAAGTTACGCGCATCCACAACTGATAAATATGAATGGTATGCTGAAATCAAGCCCAATGAAATTTATAACGGAGGTAAAACAATTGCTCTGTGGATATATCTATCCGAAGGCAGTACGGTTACAGAGGTGTTAGCAATGAACAATGTTTCAATTATAAACCATAGAAAAGAAGTATCATTTTACAAGCAAACTCCGGTGtcaagaaatttcaaactagGAACAGAAGCACGCGGTTGGGGCTGGAAGTCGTTTTGCCcgaaagatgattttttcagaaatcaattACTCCAAAACGACACATTGATTTTGTTCATCTACATAAAATGGATCACCGAATCTTCCAATAACCTTTCTCATCAACTCGAGATTTCTTCTGCCAGTCCCACACCCACACCCGATACTACTGCTATCAAATGTGACCTCTCCGAAGACTTTGAATCGCTGCTCGAAGATCCCAAATGCGCTGACGTAATATTCACGACGAATGGAAGCAATTACCCAGCTCACAAATACATTCTGGCCGCACGCAGTCCTTTTTTCGCCGCCATGTTCAGGCGTAAAGATTCGAAAGACggaaaacttcgaaaaattcgaataaacgtTACACATATGGACGAAGAAGTACTACGTGCTATGCTTCGATACATTTATACCGGAAAGTACGAAAATTTAGGCAAACTAGCGGATAAATTGTTTGTAGCTGCAGCTAAATATGGATTGgaaggattgaaaaaaatttgcgagCGGACACTTTGCGAGACTTTGACGGCAGAAAACGCAGACGACATGTTTGTATTCGCCAAGAAACATCatgcaaacgaattgaaatcaAAGGTAATCGAATTTTTATGGAGCAGATCTGctcaaaagttgaataaaacgGACTAG
- the LOC135846919 gene encoding speckle-type POZ protein-like isoform X2, whose amino-acid sequence MHPFYITWILLFASVCINPIEPSKLALNIDSGNLTRSQTHWQTHEIKHIWTINQFSLHEELNTSKILTPKLRASTTDKYEWYAEIKPNEIYNGGKTIALWIYLSEGSTVTEVLAMNNVSIINHRKEVSFYKQTPVSRNFKLGTEARGWGWKSFCPKDDFFRNQLLQNDTLILFIYIKWITESSNNLSHQLEISSASPTPTPDTTAIKCDLSEDFESLLEDPKCADVIFTTNGSNYPAHKYILAARSPFFAAMFRRKDSKDGKLRKIRINVTHMDEEVLRAMLRYIYTGKYENLGKLADKLFVAAAKYGLEGLKKICERTLCETLTAENADDMFVFAKKHHANELKSKVIEFLWSRSAQKLNKTD is encoded by the coding sequence ATTGAACCATCAAAACTTGCTTTAAATATCGATTCCGGAAACCTGACTCGGAGTCAAACGCACTGGCAAACTCACGAAATAAAACATATCTGGACCATTAATCAATTCAGTTTGCATGAGGAATTAAACACAAGTAAGATTTTAACCCCCAAGTTACGCGCATCCACAACTGATAAATATGAATGGTATGCTGAAATCAAGCCCAATGAAATTTATAACGGAGGTAAAACAATTGCTCTGTGGATATATCTATCCGAAGGCAGTACGGTTACAGAGGTGTTAGCAATGAACAATGTTTCAATTATAAACCATAGAAAAGAAGTATCATTTTACAAGCAAACTCCGGTGtcaagaaatttcaaactagGAACAGAAGCACGCGGTTGGGGCTGGAAGTCGTTTTGCCcgaaagatgattttttcagaaatcaattACTCCAAAACGACACATTGATTTTGTTCATCTACATAAAATGGATCACCGAATCTTCCAATAACCTTTCTCATCAACTCGAGATTTCTTCTGCCAGTCCCACACCCACACCCGATACTACTGCTATCAAATGTGACCTCTCCGAAGACTTTGAATCGCTGCTCGAAGATCCCAAATGCGCTGACGTAATATTCACGACGAATGGAAGCAATTACCCAGCTCACAAATACATTCTGGCCGCACGCAGTCCTTTTTTCGCCGCCATGTTCAGGCGTAAAGATTCGAAAGACggaaaacttcgaaaaattcgaataaacgtTACACATATGGACGAAGAAGTACTACGTGCTATGCTTCGATACATTTATACCGGAAAGTACGAAAATTTAGGCAAACTAGCGGATAAATTGTTTGTAGCTGCAGCTAAATATGGATTGgaaggattgaaaaaaatttgcgagCGGACACTTTGCGAGACTTTGACGGCAGAAAACGCAGACGACATGTTTGTATTCGCCAAGAAACATCatgcaaacgaattgaaatcaAAGGTAATCGAATTTTTATGGAGCAGATCTGctcaaaagttgaataaaacgGACTAG